In Erpetoichthys calabaricus chromosome 2, fErpCal1.3, whole genome shotgun sequence, a genomic segment contains:
- the her8.2 gene encoding hairy-related 8.2 isoform X2, translating to MTATTMAHNVDRLSSAKEERKLRKPLIERKRRERINNCLDQLKETVVGAFRLDQSKLEKADILEMTVKHLQNIQNNRMMDSTVGLEAQQRYSTGYIQCMHEVHNLLLTCEWMDKTLGARLLNHLLKSLPRSNEETSKAAVKSPTSAALSPSLPLATGVLSPTPQSPHSSNNHEVKSSRDETTENREPPRSRGLRGDVSFNSPHLASLDMWRPW from the exons ATGACTGCCACGACTATGGCACATAACGTGGACAGACTTTCTAGTGCTAAGGAAGAGAGAAAG TTGAGAAAGCCGCTTATTGAAAGGAAACGTCGTGAAAGAATCAACAACTGCTTGGATCAGTTAAAAGAAACGGTGGTCGGGGCTTTCCGATTGGAT CAGTCGAAACTGGAAAAAGCCGACATACTCGAAATGACAGTGAAACACTTGCAGAACATCCAGAACAACAGGATGATGG ATTCTACCGTTGGATTAGAGGCTCAACAACGGTACAGCACAGGCTATATCCAATGTATGCATGAAGTGCACAATCTGCTCCTCACCTGTGAATGGATGGACAAGACGCTTGGAGCTCGCCTGCTCAATCATCTGCTGAAATCCTTGCCAAGATCCAATGAAGAAACAAGCAAGGCTGCTGTAAAATCCCCCACTTCAGCTGCACTTTCCCCGTCACTCCCTCTGGCGACCGGGGTGCTGAGCCCAACGCCGCAGTCGCCTCACAGCAGTAATAACCATGAAGTCAAATCGTCGAGGGATGAGACCACTGAAAACAGAGAGCCACCGAGATCCAGAGGTCTTCGTGGAGATGTTTCATTCAACAGTCCACACCTAGCCTCGTTAGATATGTGGAGGCCATGGTAA
- the her8.2 gene encoding hairy-related 8.2 isoform X1: MTATTMAHNVDRLSSAKEERKLRKPLIERKRRERINNCLDQLKETVVGAFRLDQSKLEKADILEMTVKHLQNIQNNRMMADSTVGLEAQQRYSTGYIQCMHEVHNLLLTCEWMDKTLGARLLNHLLKSLPRSNEETSKAAVKSPTSAALSPSLPLATGVLSPTPQSPHSSNNHEVKSSRDETTENREPPRSRGLRGDVSFNSPHLASLDMWRPW; the protein is encoded by the exons ATGACTGCCACGACTATGGCACATAACGTGGACAGACTTTCTAGTGCTAAGGAAGAGAGAAAG TTGAGAAAGCCGCTTATTGAAAGGAAACGTCGTGAAAGAATCAACAACTGCTTGGATCAGTTAAAAGAAACGGTGGTCGGGGCTTTCCGATTGGAT CAGTCGAAACTGGAAAAAGCCGACATACTCGAAATGACAGTGAAACACTTGCAGAACATCCAGAACAACAGGATGATGG CAGATTCTACCGTTGGATTAGAGGCTCAACAACGGTACAGCACAGGCTATATCCAATGTATGCATGAAGTGCACAATCTGCTCCTCACCTGTGAATGGATGGACAAGACGCTTGGAGCTCGCCTGCTCAATCATCTGCTGAAATCCTTGCCAAGATCCAATGAAGAAACAAGCAAGGCTGCTGTAAAATCCCCCACTTCAGCTGCACTTTCCCCGTCACTCCCTCTGGCGACCGGGGTGCTGAGCCCAACGCCGCAGTCGCCTCACAGCAGTAATAACCATGAAGTCAAATCGTCGAGGGATGAGACCACTGAAAACAGAGAGCCACCGAGATCCAGAGGTCTTCGTGGAGATGTTTCATTCAACAGTCCACACCTAGCCTCGTTAGATATGTGGAGGCCATGGTAA
- the LOC114646266 gene encoding transcription cofactor HES-6-like: MQIRPYKYPKRHSVGNSSATQAYQLEGWIICLCCVRLPACLPASCFSRAATRNCGLQYSGRGGGRNNMAPVSKPNKTGTSREEDEYFGIKGDRKARKPLVEKKRRARINESLQELRGLLSDAEFHTKMENAEVLEMTVKRVENILRNRAVETDTINREASERFAAGYIQCMHEVHMFVSNCPGIDATVAAELLNHLLESMPLSENHFQDMLVDLMSEPTNNNSSTWPTSEPSSVPSPAPSTTSSEDLCSDLDETDTEQSHISADTLGTPRSPECAQRCCLCQINVEALVKLTLKKGLTGPFK; the protein is encoded by the exons ATGCAAATAAGACCTTATAAATACCCGAAACGACATTCCGTTGGCAACTCCAGTGCTACTCAGGCCTATCAGTTGGAAGGTTGGATTATTTGCTTGTGTTGTgtccgcctgcctgcctgcctgcctgccagctGCTTCTCTCGGGCGGCCACGCGTAACTGTGGATTACAGTATTCCGGGAGGGGGGGCGGCCGAAACAACATGGCTCCTGTATCAAAGCCCAACAAAACAGGAACTAGCCGTGAGGAAGACGAATACTTTGGGATTAAAGGAGACAGAAAG GCCAGGAAACCTTTAGTGGAGAAAAAGAGACGTGCACGCATAAATGAAAGTTTGCAAGAGCTGCGGGGTCTTCTGTCAGACGCAGAA TTTCATACTAAAATGGAGAATGCTGAAGTTCTAGAAATGACTGTAAAGCGAGTGGAAAATATTCTTCGGAATCGAGCTGTCG AAACAGATACCATAAACCGGGAAGCAAGCGAGAGGTTCGCAGCAGGTTACATCCAGTGCATGCACGAGGTACACATGTTCGTGTCGAACTGCCCGGGAATCGACGCAACGGTAGCTGCCGagttgttgaaccaccttttggAGTCTATGCCTCTGAGTGAAAATCATTTCCAGGACATGCTTGTGGATTTAATGTCGGAGCCCACCAATAACAACAGCAGCACTTGGCCTACGAGCGAACCTTCCTCGGTGCCCTCGCCTGCCCCATCCACCACGTCCAGCGAGGATCTCTGCTCGGATCTGGACGAGACAGACACCGAGCAGAGCCACATTTCAGCCGACACACTTGGCACCCCCCGGAGCCCAGAATGTGCCCAACGCTGCTGCCTATGCCAAATCAATGTGGAGGCCTTGGTGAAGCTGACACTCAAAAAGGGACTGACAGGGCCTTTCAAGTAA